A DNA window from Arachis hypogaea cultivar Tifrunner chromosome 18, arahy.Tifrunner.gnm2.J5K5, whole genome shotgun sequence contains the following coding sequences:
- the LOC112771458 gene encoding uncharacterized protein, whose translation MIVEEMAKKNAQESYQRVQEAKAKSRARSGGVRTVVSPPPPPRNVGTPSQPIVISSSAPSLPPPPVRPTPEPEPKKRKTLESGASGEADALAFVRKNIYPHARMSMDDVSVRHYLTTVVEESLKTAGVCGKLLDIFEKTPISSLGTTSRVEELEGRLRIYQEHEKELEGKVAKLTEERDSLREKGKKLQAQCNMEMDLRKAAQASYNSLFADLVSVKNDLLNARKAYTELEDSIADGADEAWRIFKEQVGVIAPDLDLSPLDPDKIVIDGAIVDPPVPIVESESDLKTRGQRIVESPPRSKDAPSSSTVPPTSSSTPAPGVPPDSAGGDLLKK comes from the exons ATGATTGTTGAAG AGATGGCAAAGAAAAACGCTCAAGAGTCTTACCAGAGGGTTCAGGAAGCCAAGGCGAAGTCTCGAGCCAGGTCTGGAGGTGTTAGGACGGttgtctctcctcctcctcctcctcggaacgttgggactccCTCTCAACCTATTGTAATTTCTTCCTCTGCTCCTTCTCTGCCACCCCCTCCCGTCCGACCTACTCCCGAACCAGAGCcaaagaagcgcaagaccttagagtctggcgcttctggtgaggcggacgctcttgcgttcgtccgaaagaacatctatcctcatgctcgtatgagtatggatgatgtttctgttcggcactacctcactactgtggttgaggagagtctcaagacggcgggggtttgtggcaaactcttggatatatttgagaagactcccatcagctctttagggacgacctcgagggtcgaggagctggagggTAGGCTTCGTatatatcaggagcatgagaaggagttggaggggaaAGTCGCCAAACTGACGGAGGAGAGGGACAGCCTCAGAGAGAAGGGGAagaagttgcaagcccaatgcaacatggagatgGATTTGAGGAAAGCAGCGCAAGCCAGCTACAACAGTTTGTTTGctgatcttgtgtctgtaaagaaTGATTTGCTGAACGCTCGGAAGGcctataccgagttggaggactctattgcggatggtgctgacgaggcctggaggattttcaaggaacaggtcggagttattgctcctgacttggacctttctcctttggaccctgataagattgttattgatggtgccatcgtggatcctcctgtccccatagtggagtctgagtctgatttaaagactcgggggcagaggatcgtagagtcccctcctcgctctaaggacgctccgagttcttctaccgttcctccgacttcctcttcaacTCCTGCTCCTGGCGTTCCCCCTGACTCTGCTGGTGGTGATCTTCTAAAAAAGTGA